One window of the Triticum dicoccoides isolate Atlit2015 ecotype Zavitan chromosome 3B, WEW_v2.0, whole genome shotgun sequence genome contains the following:
- the LOC119282318 gene encoding protein LIFEGUARD 2-like: protein MKGGDIEAGTSAAPAGALYPGMAESPELRWALIRKIYVILSLQLLLTAAVAAVVVKVPAIPHFFASSYAGLGLYIFLLILPFIVLCPLYIYRQKHPVNLLLLGVFTVAISFAVGMTCAFTSGKVILEAAILTTVVVFSLTAYTFWAVKRGKDFSFLGPFLFASLIMLLVFGFIQILFPLGKLSHMIYGALAALIFSGYIVYDTDNIIKRYTYDEYVWAAVSLYLDIINLFMALLTLFSAGDS from the exons ATGAAGGGCGGCGACATCGAGGCGGGGACCTCCGCGGCGCCGGCGGGGGCGCTGTACCCCGGGATGGCGGAGAGCCCCGAGCTGCGCTGGGCGCTCATCCGGAAGATCTACGTCATCCTCTCCCTGCAGCTGCTcctcaccgccgccgtcgccgccgtcgtcgtcaagGTCCCCGCCATCCCCCACTTCTTCGCCTCCTCCTACGCCGGCCTCGGGCTCTacatcttcctcctcatcctcccctTCATCG TGCTGTGCCCGTTGTACATCTACCGCCAGAAGCACCCAGTCAACCTGCTGCTGCTTGGCGTCTTCACAGTGGCCATCAGCTTCGCTGTCGGCATGACATGTGCCTTCACTAGTG GCAAGGTCATTTTGGAGGCAGCGATTCTTACAACGGTGGTTGTCTTCAGCCTGACTGCTTACACCTTCTGGGCTGTAAAGAGGGGCAAGGACTTCAGCTTCCTTGGCCCTTTCTTATTTGCTTCTCTCATCATGTTGCTCGTCTTTGGGTTCATTCAG ATCCTCTTCCCGCTGGGCAAGCTCTCTCACATGATCTATGGGGCGCTGGCGGCACTCATCTTCAGTGGCTACATTGTCTATGACACGGACAACATCATCAAGCGTTACACGTATGACGAGTATGTCTGGGCTGCCGTCTCGCTCTACCTTGACATCATCAATCTGTTCATGGCCCTGCTAACCCTGTTTAGTGCGGGTGACAGCTAA